TCCAGATCAGCCCCCACGCCTTCATCCAGCAGTTTTTGCACATCATCCTTGCGCGGTGAGTGGTGCGATGCGAAGCGGGAATGGACGGAGGCGCAAAAGATGCAGCCGTTATAGCGCGATGTGGCGGTGGCGCTCAGTTCGCGCTCGGCGCGGGGCAGGCCATCGGCGGTGTTGTAGAAAATATCCTTATCTGTCTTGGTGCGGGCTTCCAGAATATCGGGATCGCGCACCAGAAGAGAGAAATAGGGCGATTTCGCCCGTGCCTTGTCCACCAGCGCTTCGTAGTGGCGCTCGGTCAGCTCAGTCTCGGTCAATGGTTCAAGCCATGGTGTCCAGCCGATCTGGTCTTGCGTGAAGACATTGGGGGCGTTTT
The window above is part of the Allorhizobium ampelinum S4 genome. Proteins encoded here:
- a CDS encoding alkylhydroperoxidase domain protein encodes the protein MTDTIIDPKVENAPNVFTQDQIGWTPWLEPLTETELTERHYEALVDKARAKSPYFSLLVRDPDILEARTKTDKDIFYNTADGLPRAERELSATATSRYNGCIFCASVHSRFASHHSPRKDDVQKLLDEGVGADLDERWNAIVSASVALTATPPVFATTHVERLRAAGLSDDEIYDVVHGAAFFNWANRLMLSLGEPTPAA